A single genomic interval of Juglans regia cultivar Chandler chromosome 1, Walnut 2.0, whole genome shotgun sequence harbors:
- the LOC109008324 gene encoding uncharacterized mitochondrial protein AtMg00810-like yields MHNQFKIKDLGNLKYFLGLEISRSEKGIHLSQRKYTLEILEDAGMLGCKPINTPMELNHKLSHLAADPLIDITGYRRLVGRLIYLSITRLDITYSVNILSQFMDCPSQIHQQAAHLVLRYLKGSIGQGLLYSSKSAPFLRAFSDSNWAACPETRRSTTGFYIFLGDSLISWKSKKQTTISRSSAETEYRALANTSCEIIWLKNLLQDFNTSHPRPALLYCNNQAAIHLTKNSMFLKEQSTLSWTVILLERKCLLESLHQYT; encoded by the coding sequence ATGCACAACCAATTTAAGATCAAAGATCTTGGCAATCTAAAGTACTTCCTTGGCTTAGAAATATCAAGATCAGAAAAAGGAATTCATTTGAGTCAAAGGAAGTACACTCTTGAAATTTTAGAGGATGCTGGTATGCTCGGATGCAAGCCTATCAACACACCAATGGAATTGAATCATAAACTTTCTCATTTGGCGGCAGATCCTCTCATTGACATTACAGGTTATAGAAGGTTGGTTGGAAGGCTGATTTATTTGTCCATTACAAGACTGGATATCACATACTCAGTTAACATCTTGAGTCAATTCATGGATTGCCCTTCACAGATCCATCAGCAAGCTGCACATCTAGTCTTGAGATACCTCAAGGGATCCATAGGCCAAGGCCTCCTATATTCTTCCAAGTCTGCACCATTCCTCAGGGCATTTAGTGACTCAAATTGGGCAGCTTGCCCTGAGACACGAAGATCTACTACTGGTTTTTACATCTTCTTAGGAGATTCTTTAATTAGctggaaatcaaagaagcaaaCCACCATATCTAGGTCCTCTGCCGAAACTGAATACCGTGCATTAGCTAACACCAGTTGTGAGATTATATGGCTGAAAAATCTGTTGCAAGATTTTAATACCAGCCATCCGAGACCTGCCCTCCTATATTGTAATAATCAAGCAGCCATACACCTCACCAAAAACTCAATGTTCCtgaaagaacaaagcacattgaGCTGGACTGTCATCTTGTTAGAGAGAAAGTGCTTACTGGAATCATTACACCAGTACACGTGA
- the LOC109008334 gene encoding uncharacterized protein LOC109008334, which translates to MTFRANEDLINVISLDRSRKSMLTEFFALNRVDDNAKRLLYKEFPEYYVWNQQYKEWTPRKKKTVIGRIVTANPFEGERYYLRILLNHIRGPLSFEDLRTIDGVVSPTFREAATMHGLLQRDSSLEDCLQEASLYQMSSNFRRLFATILVYCNPTNPRELWERFEQDMSVDFKSTENSISNFREIDDELAVEIPEEDIAASEFLNSEQKHVYNVVLEKVFANQNTAFFVDGPAGTGKTFLYKALLTTVRSRKLVTLATASSGVAASILPGGRTAHSRFKLPLDTDKKSTCCVSKQSALANLLRSAKLIIWDEAPMTRKQHIEVLDKMLRNINDSDVTFGGKVVVFDRFYQWFAKERDKNMLLPVWFIRICGLH; encoded by the exons ATGACTTTCCGAGCAAATGAAGATCTAATTAACGTTATCAGTTTAGATCGTTCCAGAAAATCGATGTTAACAGAATTTTTTGCATTAAATCGAGTAGATGATAATGCAAAGAGATTACTGTATAAAGAATTTCCGGAATATTATGTTTGGAACCAACAATACAAAGAGTGGACTCCTCGGAAAAAGAAAACCGTTATAGGTCGTATTGTTACAGCAAATCCGTTTGAAGGCGAGAGATATTATCTGCGGATATTACTAAACCATATAAGAGGACCTTTGTCCTTTGAAGATCTTAGAACAATTGATGGTGTTGTGTCCCCAACATTTCGCGAAGCAGCAACAATGCATGGTTTGCTACAGAGAGACAGTAGCTTAGAAGATTGTTTACAAGAAGCATCTCTGTATCAAATGTCATCCAATTTTAGACgattatttgcaacaatatTGGTTTATTGTAATCCAACCAATCCCAGGGAACTATGGGAACGTTTTGAGCAAGACATGTCAGTTGATTTCAAATCAACAGAAAATTCTATATCAAAT TTTAGAGAAATCGATGATGAATTGGCTGTTGAAATTCCAGAAGAAGATATTGCCGCATCAGAATTTCTTAACAGTGAACAAAAACATGTCTATAATGTAGTGCTGGAAAAAGTATTTGCAAACCAAAATACTGCATTCTTTGTAGATGGCCCGGCTGGTACAGGGAAAACATTCTTATACAAGGCACTTCTCACAACAGTACGATCAAGAAAATTGGTAACACTTGCAACTGCTTCATCAGGTGTTGCAGCATCTATTCTTCCGGGAGGTCGAACGGCACACTCACGTTTCAAGCTTCCACTTGATACTGACAAAAAAAGCACGTGTTGTGTCAGCAAACAAAGTGCACTGGCAAACCTACTTCGTTCAGCAAAACTAATAATATGGGATGAGGCTCCAATGACAAGAAAACAACACATCGAAGTATTAGATAAAATGCTACGAAACATCAATGATTCGGATGTAACATTCGGTGGAAAGGTTGTTGTTTTCGACAGGTTTTACCAGTGGTTCGCAAAGGAACGAGACAAGAACATGTTACTTCCAGTTTGGTTTATTCGTATTTGTGGCCTACATTGA
- the LOC109008343 gene encoding uncharacterized protein LOC109008343 produces the protein MIESVLVWNIHGLRTSRIRLKQLVNKWKVHIVVILEPFAREDKLPGLAIYLGFQSYCSNEVVGKKVWLLWQDVFEVDIIDMSDQFLTSCFRVADQKLVLTFVYAKCTYQERKDLWQALECHDGDLPWLVAGDFNIICNDGELIGGNPRALVAMEEFNQSLNSCGFLELPVKGRRLSWCNGQSGCARSWAHLDHVVMNTRFLRGYPSVSMEYVNWKISDHCPMIIRGSMMEDRYGLVPFKFQNMWTIHASFQECVAAVWREPVEGNGL, from the coding sequence ATGATTGAATCAGTTCTAGTGTGGAACATCCATGGCTTACGTACGTCACGGATACGCTTGAAACAGTTAGTGAATAAATGGAAGGTTCATATTGTTGTTATTCTAGAACCATTTGCAAGGGAGGACAAGTTACCAGGTCTTGCAATTTATCTTGGCTTCCAATCTTATTGTTCCAATGAGGTGGTAGGAAAGAAGGTGTGGCTTCTGTGGCAGGATGTGTTTGAGGTAGATATTATTGATATGTCGGATCAGTTTTTGACAAGCTGCTTTCGGGTTGCAGATCAGAAGCTGGTTTTAACATTTGTTTACGCTAAATGTACCTATCAAGAGAGGAAGGACCTTTGGCAGGCGCTGGAGTGTCATGACGGTGACCTTCCGTGGTTGGTGGCAggtgatttcaatattatatGCAATGACGGTGAGCTGATCGGGGGTAACCCGAGAGCACTAGTGGCGATGGAGGAATTTAATCAAAGCTTGAATTCGTGTGGATTTCTAGAGTTGCCGGTGAAGGGCCGCAGGCTATCTTGGTGCAATGGACAGTCTGGATGTGCACGTAGCTGGGCTCATTTGGACCATGTGGTGATGAACACCAGGTTTTTGCGTGGCTATCCTTCAGTTTCCATGGAGTATGTTAATTGGAAGATATCAGACCATTGTCCTATGATTATAAGGGGATCAATGATGGAGGATAGATACGGTCTAGTGCcgttcaaatttcaaaacatgtgGACTATTCATGCTTCTTTTCAAGAGTGTGTTGCTGCGGTTTGGAGGGAGCCTGTGGAGGGAAATGGGCTGTAA